One stretch of Janibacter limosus DNA includes these proteins:
- a CDS encoding DUF7059 domain-containing protein: protein MTSTATPRTDPALLDSLRQDLADAPFGVDEVRARLGDLAANALGREQTLPARRAVAGARDALGVLVGCFGLGLPTAADDLARALPRTGVTGAVTLGIVEPHGAHVVATCDLRPYGDDEGRSWWVASDPTDHTRTGPLPVDHVLGIGGASSTLASWTPRTRVARALDVGTGCGVQALHLSGHADAVVATDLSRRALGYAAFNAALNQADWDLREGSFLEPVAGEAFDLVVSNPPFVITPRSAGVPLYEYRDGGAAGDAVVEALTKGVGAHLAPGGVAQLLGNWETAAGQDWRERLGEWVAASGLDAWVVQRDVQDPAEYAELWSRDGGHLPGTSEYEALVGAWLDDFAARGVEQIGFGIITLHRPTTQRAPFVDLVELTGPVASPMGPTIVAGLAARDRLAGMDDDQVLDTAWTCAADVTTETHAAPGASDPNVIVLRQGGGLARSIRLDTLDAALVSVSDGELTARQSLIAISALLDLPTGESLGAGAALVRRLAADGLLLPG, encoded by the coding sequence GTGACCTCCACGGCGACCCCGCGCACCGACCCGGCCCTGCTCGACTCGCTCCGGCAGGACCTCGCCGACGCCCCCTTCGGCGTCGACGAGGTCCGGGCCAGGCTCGGCGACCTCGCCGCCAACGCACTGGGCCGTGAGCAGACGCTGCCGGCCCGACGCGCGGTCGCCGGCGCGCGGGACGCGCTCGGGGTGCTCGTCGGGTGCTTCGGGCTCGGGCTGCCCACGGCCGCGGACGACCTCGCCAGGGCGCTGCCCCGCACGGGGGTCACCGGTGCGGTGACGCTCGGCATCGTCGAGCCCCACGGCGCGCACGTCGTCGCGACCTGCGACCTGCGGCCCTACGGGGACGACGAGGGACGCTCCTGGTGGGTGGCGTCCGACCCGACCGACCACACCCGGACCGGGCCGTTGCCCGTCGACCACGTCCTCGGCATCGGCGGGGCGTCCTCGACCCTCGCCTCGTGGACCCCCCGCACCCGGGTCGCCCGGGCGCTCGACGTCGGCACCGGCTGCGGGGTCCAGGCCCTGCACCTCTCCGGGCACGCCGACGCGGTCGTCGCCACCGACCTGTCGCGTCGGGCCCTGGGGTACGCCGCCTTCAACGCCGCACTCAACCAGGCCGACTGGGACCTGCGCGAGGGATCCTTCCTCGAGCCGGTCGCCGGAGAGGCCTTCGACCTCGTCGTGAGCAATCCCCCCTTCGTCATCACGCCCCGGTCCGCAGGGGTGCCGCTCTACGAGTACCGCGACGGCGGCGCCGCCGGCGACGCGGTCGTCGAGGCGCTGACCAAGGGCGTGGGCGCCCACCTCGCGCCGGGCGGGGTCGCCCAGCTCCTCGGCAACTGGGAGACCGCGGCGGGGCAGGACTGGCGCGAGAGGTTGGGGGAGTGGGTCGCGGCCAGCGGGCTCGACGCCTGGGTGGTGCAGCGCGACGTGCAGGACCCGGCGGAGTACGCCGAGCTGTGGTCCCGCGACGGCGGCCACCTGCCCGGGACCAGCGAGTACGAGGCGCTCGTCGGCGCCTGGCTCGACGACTTCGCCGCGCGTGGGGTCGAGCAGATCGGCTTCGGCATCATCACGCTGCACCGACCGACGACCCAGCGGGCGCCCTTCGTCGACCTCGTCGAGCTCACCGGACCGGTGGCCTCCCCGATGGGGCCGACCATCGTGGCCGGGCTCGCGGCGCGCGACCGGCTCGCCGGCATGGACGACGACCAGGTCCTGGACACCGCCTGGACCTGCGCAGCGGACGTGACGACCGAGACCCACGCGGCCCCGGGTGCGAGCGACCCCAATGTCATCGTGCTGCGGCAGGGCGGCGGGCTCGCCCGCTCGATCAGGCTCGACACCCTCGACGCCGCCCTCGTGTCGGTGAGCGACGGCGAGCTCACCGCACGCCAGTCGCTCATCGCCATCTCGGCGCTGCTCGACCTGCCGACCGGGGAGTCGCTCGGGGCCGGAGCCGCTCTCGTGCGGCGGTTGGCGGCGGACGGTCTGCTGCTGCCGGGATGA
- a CDS encoding sodium-translocating pyrophosphatase, producing the protein MAGTYSTVVSASAIELGGTNLGLVGGVAVIGLVALVLGVVLRGQVLAAEAGTERMQEIAGAVEEGAHAYLRRQFRTLVVFVALVFVLLLFLPADSQAVRWGRSGFFILGAAFSAAIGYLGMSLAVKANVRVAQAARSTGRDDGMRIAFRTGGTVGMFTVGLGLLGAAVVVLVYRGDAPKVLEGFGFGAALLAMFMRVGGGIFTKAADVGADLVGKVEAGIPEDDPRNAATIADNVGDNVGDCAGMAADLFESYAVMLVAALILGSAAFGAYGLVFPLLIPAIGAVTAMIGIFITRARAGESALDAINRGFYISAVISAVLCAAAAYLYLPGAYADLGSTDETVSQLVGDPRRAALLAVVLGIVLAAVILRMTGYYTGTDKRPTMDVARTTETGAATVILSGISLGLESAVYKVVTIAVVIYLAFLLGGSSVVLGLFFIALAGCGLLTTVGVIVAMDTFGPVSDNAQGIAEMSGDVDEEAAQILTELDAVGNTTKAITKGIAIATAVLAATALFGSYTDAWRSALSGVAQGSVSPERIADLELMVNTQIVSPSVLVGVLIGGAVVFLFSGLAINAVTVAAGSIVHEVRRQFREHPGIMAGTEKPEYARVVDICTRDSLSKLATPGLLAALTPIIVGFGLGIGALAGFLAGAIACGALMAVFLANSGGAWDNAKKIVEDGNHGGKGSPGHEAAIIGDTVGDPFKDTAGPAINPLIKVMNLVAVLIAPAIITLYLGDSTDQIVRWGIALVALLIIVVALVITKRDDVAMSSTEAEPAVDRA; encoded by the coding sequence ATGGCAGGCACGTATTCGACCGTGGTCAGCGCTTCGGCGATCGAGCTCGGCGGCACCAACTTGGGCCTGGTCGGCGGCGTGGCCGTCATCGGCCTGGTCGCCCTCGTGCTGGGGGTGGTCCTGCGGGGGCAGGTTCTCGCCGCCGAAGCCGGCACCGAGCGCATGCAGGAGATCGCCGGAGCGGTCGAGGAGGGCGCGCACGCCTACCTGCGGCGGCAGTTCCGCACCTTGGTCGTCTTCGTCGCACTCGTCTTCGTCCTGCTCCTCTTCCTCCCGGCCGACTCGCAGGCCGTGCGTTGGGGTCGCTCCGGGTTCTTCATCCTGGGCGCGGCCTTCTCCGCGGCGATCGGCTACCTCGGCATGTCCCTCGCCGTGAAGGCCAATGTCCGGGTGGCCCAGGCGGCCCGATCGACGGGACGCGACGACGGGATGCGCATCGCCTTCCGCACCGGAGGGACCGTCGGCATGTTCACCGTCGGTCTCGGGCTGCTCGGCGCCGCCGTCGTCGTCCTCGTCTACCGGGGTGACGCGCCCAAGGTCCTCGAGGGATTCGGCTTCGGCGCAGCGCTGCTCGCGATGTTCATGCGCGTCGGGGGTGGCATCTTCACCAAGGCCGCCGACGTCGGCGCCGACCTCGTGGGCAAGGTCGAGGCCGGGATCCCCGAGGACGACCCCCGCAATGCCGCGACCATCGCCGACAACGTGGGCGACAACGTCGGTGACTGCGCGGGGATGGCCGCAGACCTCTTCGAGTCCTACGCCGTCATGCTCGTCGCCGCCCTCATCCTCGGCTCCGCGGCCTTCGGCGCCTACGGGCTCGTCTTCCCACTCCTCATCCCCGCCATCGGTGCGGTGACCGCGATGATCGGGATCTTCATCACCCGGGCCAGGGCAGGCGAGTCCGCCCTCGACGCCATCAACCGGGGCTTCTACATCTCGGCGGTCATCTCCGCCGTGCTCTGCGCTGCCGCTGCCTACCTCTACCTGCCGGGCGCCTACGCCGACCTCGGCTCCACCGACGAGACGGTCTCCCAGCTCGTGGGCGACCCGCGCCGCGCAGCCCTCCTCGCAGTGGTCCTGGGCATCGTCCTGGCGGCGGTCATCCTGCGGATGACCGGCTACTACACCGGCACCGACAAGCGGCCGACGATGGACGTGGCCCGCACCACCGAGACCGGTGCCGCCACGGTGATCCTCTCCGGCATCAGCCTCGGCCTCGAGTCGGCCGTCTACAAGGTCGTGACGATCGCGGTCGTCATCTACCTCGCCTTCCTCCTCGGTGGCTCGTCCGTGGTCCTGGGACTGTTCTTCATCGCGCTCGCCGGGTGCGGGTTGCTGACCACGGTCGGCGTCATCGTCGCCATGGACACCTTCGGCCCCGTCTCGGACAACGCGCAGGGCATCGCCGAGATGTCCGGTGACGTCGACGAGGAGGCCGCGCAGATCCTCACCGAGCTCGACGCGGTCGGCAACACGACCAAGGCCATCACCAAGGGCATCGCCATCGCCACCGCGGTGCTCGCCGCCACCGCGCTCTTCGGCAGCTACACGGATGCGTGGCGCTCGGCACTGTCCGGGGTCGCGCAGGGGAGCGTCAGCCCCGAGCGCATCGCCGACCTCGAGCTCATGGTCAACACCCAGATCGTCTCGCCGAGCGTCCTCGTGGGCGTGCTCATCGGAGGCGCGGTCGTCTTCCTCTTCTCCGGCCTCGCCATCAACGCCGTCACCGTGGCGGCGGGGTCCATCGTGCACGAGGTGCGGCGACAGTTCCGCGAGCACCCCGGGATCATGGCGGGGACCGAGAAGCCCGAGTACGCCCGCGTCGTCGACATCTGCACCCGGGACTCGCTGAGCAAGCTCGCGACCCCGGGCCTGCTCGCTGCGCTGACGCCGATCATCGTCGGCTTCGGGCTCGGCATCGGGGCGCTGGCCGGCTTCCTCGCCGGTGCCATCGCCTGCGGTGCGCTCATGGCCGTCTTCCTCGCCAACTCCGGTGGCGCCTGGGACAACGCGAAGAAGATCGTCGAGGACGGCAACCACGGTGGCAAGGGCTCACCCGGTCACGAGGCCGCGATCATCGGCGACACGGTCGGCGATCCCTTCAAGGACACGGCCGGCCCGGCGATCAACCCGCTCATCAAGGTGATGAACCTCGTCGCGGTCCTCATCGCGCCGGCCATCATCACCCTTTACCTCGGGGACAGCACCGACCAGATCGTCCGCTGGGGGATCGCGCTCGTGGCACTGCTGATCATCGTCGTGGCCCTCGTCATCACCAAGCGCGACGACGTGGCGATGAGCAGCACCGAGGCGGAGCCGGCGGTAGACCGGGCCTGA
- a CDS encoding DEAD/DEAH box helicase: MSHHRPQAPELLAALSAGREDRVRHVEHIAARPAEHAELPDWVAPPLRQSLAGAGIDRLWSHQAQAAQAAREGQHVVLSTGTASGKSLGYLLPSLTAVLDGRSSANGRGATALYLSPTKALAADQLARIQSWAVPGIRAATYDGDTPTDERRWIRDHADVILTNPDLVHHSLLPGHEHWAHVLRRLRYVVIDECHVYRGVFGSHVALLLRRLRRVARRYGADPVFVLASATVGDPGGHASRLIGDDVLAVTHDGSPRGALTFALWQPPEDDEGSRRSPTTEAAELMAQLVGRDVQTLAFARSRAGVEALASSASRQVSIVDEGRIAAYRGGYLPEERRVIERRLRDRDLLGLAATNALELGIDIAGLDVVLMAGWPGRLASVWQQAGRAGRDGQDALAVLLAADDPLDTWVVEHPETIFDAPVETSVLDPRNIHVLVPHVACAAAEIPVTMDDTRWFGDGLAGVLEVLVERGILRARPGGWFWTRPDRPGEHVSLRGIGDVVSIVEGRSGRVLGTIDEGSAHAQVHTGAVHVHQGRTFVVTDLDLEQATATVTQGDPGWSTHAQSVSSFDIVAEESGIDHGPVRVSFGRVDVRRQVTGFLRRLPSGEVIGRHELDLPEQTLSTRAVWWTMTPESLTAAGVAEADVPGATHAAEHAAIGMLPLLATCDRWDIGGVSTAQHPQTGLPTIMVYDGHPGGAGFAARAHEQIGTWLAMTRETIASCRCAQSGCPACVVSPKCGNGNEPLDAPSAVALLDLLLDSLGHTVSAEAPPATAG; encoded by the coding sequence ATGTCCCACCACCGTCCGCAGGCTCCCGAGCTGCTCGCCGCCCTGTCGGCGGGTCGCGAGGACCGCGTGCGCCACGTGGAGCACATCGCGGCACGTCCCGCGGAGCACGCCGAGCTCCCCGACTGGGTCGCGCCGCCGCTGCGCCAGTCGCTGGCCGGGGCGGGGATCGACCGGCTGTGGTCGCACCAGGCGCAGGCCGCGCAGGCCGCGCGCGAGGGGCAGCACGTCGTGCTCTCCACGGGGACGGCCTCGGGCAAGTCGCTCGGCTACCTCCTCCCTTCGCTCACCGCGGTGCTCGACGGGAGGTCGAGCGCCAACGGGCGCGGCGCCACCGCCCTCTATCTCTCGCCGACCAAGGCGCTGGCGGCCGACCAGCTGGCGCGCATCCAGTCGTGGGCCGTGCCCGGGATCCGCGCGGCGACCTACGACGGGGACACGCCCACCGATGAGCGGCGTTGGATCCGCGACCACGCCGACGTGATCCTCACCAACCCCGATCTCGTCCACCACTCCCTGCTGCCCGGGCACGAGCACTGGGCGCACGTCCTGCGGCGGCTGCGCTATGTCGTCATCGACGAGTGCCACGTCTACCGGGGCGTCTTCGGGTCGCACGTCGCCCTCCTCCTGCGCCGGCTGCGGCGGGTGGCGCGCCGCTACGGGGCGGACCCGGTCTTCGTCCTCGCGTCGGCGACGGTCGGCGACCCCGGCGGGCACGCCTCGCGCCTCATCGGCGACGACGTGCTCGCGGTGACCCACGACGGGTCCCCGCGTGGCGCGCTCACCTTCGCCCTGTGGCAGCCCCCCGAGGACGACGAAGGGAGCCGCCGCTCCCCCACGACCGAGGCCGCCGAGCTGATGGCGCAGCTCGTGGGACGGGATGTGCAGACGCTCGCCTTCGCCCGCTCCCGCGCGGGCGTCGAGGCGCTCGCCTCCTCCGCGTCGCGTCAGGTGAGCATCGTGGACGAAGGGAGGATCGCGGCCTATCGCGGCGGCTACCTCCCGGAGGAACGGCGCGTCATCGAGCGGCGCCTGCGTGATCGCGACCTGCTCGGGCTCGCGGCCACCAACGCCCTCGAGCTCGGCATCGACATCGCCGGTCTCGACGTCGTGCTCATGGCGGGGTGGCCGGGTCGCCTGGCCTCGGTCTGGCAGCAGGCCGGGCGGGCCGGTCGTGACGGGCAGGACGCTCTCGCAGTGCTGCTCGCGGCCGACGACCCGCTCGACACGTGGGTGGTCGAGCACCCGGAGACGATCTTCGACGCTCCGGTGGAGACCAGCGTGCTCGACCCGCGCAACATCCACGTCCTCGTCCCGCACGTGGCCTGCGCCGCGGCGGAGATCCCGGTGACGATGGACGACACCCGGTGGTTCGGCGACGGCCTCGCGGGGGTCCTCGAGGTCCTGGTGGAGCGCGGGATCCTGCGGGCCCGGCCGGGCGGATGGTTCTGGACCCGTCCCGACCGACCGGGTGAGCACGTCTCCCTCCGCGGCATCGGTGACGTGGTGAGCATCGTCGAAGGGAGGTCCGGTCGCGTCCTCGGGACGATCGACGAGGGCTCGGCGCACGCCCAGGTCCACACCGGGGCGGTCCACGTGCACCAGGGCCGCACCTTCGTCGTCACCGACCTCGACCTGGAGCAGGCGACGGCGACCGTGACGCAGGGCGACCCCGGCTGGTCGACGCACGCCCAGTCGGTCTCCTCCTTCGACATCGTCGCGGAGGAGTCGGGCATCGACCACGGCCCCGTGCGGGTCAGCTTCGGTCGGGTCGACGTCCGGCGGCAGGTGACCGGCTTCCTCCGGCGTCTGCCCAGCGGCGAGGTCATCGGTCGGCACGAGCTCGACCTGCCCGAGCAGACCCTGTCGACCCGGGCCGTGTGGTGGACGATGACGCCCGAGTCGCTGACTGCCGCCGGTGTGGCCGAGGCCGACGTGCCGGGCGCCACCCACGCGGCCGAGCATGCTGCCATCGGCATGCTGCCGCTGCTCGCCACCTGCGACCGCTGGGACATCGGCGGGGTCTCGACGGCCCAGCACCCGCAGACGGGCCTGCCGACGATCATGGTCTACGACGGGCATCCCGGTGGTGCCGGATTCGCGGCGCGTGCCCACGAGCAGATCGGCACATGGCTGGCGATGACCCGTGAGACGATCGCCTCGTGCCGGTGCGCGCAGAGCGGCTGCCCGGCCTGTGTCGTCTCGCCCAAGTGCGGCAACGGCAACGAGCCCCTCGACGCGCCCAGCGCCGTTGCGCTGCTTGACCTGCTGCTGGACTCCCTCGGTCATACAGTGAGTGCAGAAGCTCCGCCGGCGACCGCCGGCTGA
- a CDS encoding DUF4244 domain-containing protein, which translates to MKRSIVRCGHRARLACDAGMTTAEYAVGTLAACTFAIVLLAVVKSGTVETGLSGVILEALGIR; encoded by the coding sequence ATGAAGAGGTCCATCGTCCGGTGTGGCCACCGGGCTCGGTTGGCGTGCGACGCAGGGATGACGACCGCGGAGTACGCAGTCGGCACCCTGGCGGCCTGCACCTTCGCGATCGTGCTCCTGGCAGTCGTGAAGTCGGGAACGGTCGAGACGGGACTGTCGGGTGTCATCCTCGAGGCGCTCGGCATCCGCTAG
- a CDS encoding 2-hydroxyacid dehydrogenase translates to MEDNVVVISRAGERSLPAELVRQVRERAAIDFVVRQHAPGPQETARLLSRATVLATTNVTLPALDDEVLRRLPDLRRVVLLATGHEHVDDELLARHGVDLVTLPAYATTAVAEHALGLVLTLATRAHLANDRSRGLVPTDTSLRGIELGGRTLGIIGVGRIGTHLARISHGIGMQVIGSDIDADACTVAGAAGLEMTSTDQLLTRSDVVAVCASTDRAHSTIVDARRVGLLREGAFLVNVGRPVLVDTGAVVAALRSRRLRGYGVDEVVLDPGGHADLLMEGRALQTGHSAWWRDEALERGATQFGQAILDCLTEVAEERAA, encoded by the coding sequence ATGGAAGACAACGTCGTGGTGATCAGCCGGGCCGGGGAGCGGTCGCTGCCCGCGGAGCTGGTCAGGCAGGTCCGCGAGAGGGCCGCCATCGACTTCGTCGTGCGGCAGCACGCGCCGGGGCCGCAGGAGACTGCTCGACTGCTGAGCCGGGCCACCGTGCTCGCGACGACCAATGTCACCCTGCCCGCGCTCGACGACGAAGTGCTGCGGCGCCTGCCCGACCTGCGTCGGGTCGTGCTCCTGGCCACCGGCCACGAGCACGTCGACGACGAGCTGCTCGCTCGTCACGGGGTGGACCTAGTGACACTTCCCGCGTATGCCACGACTGCCGTGGCCGAGCACGCCCTGGGTCTCGTGCTCACGCTGGCGACCCGCGCGCACCTGGCCAACGACCGGTCGCGCGGCCTGGTCCCGACGGACACCTCGCTGCGCGGCATCGAGCTGGGCGGCCGGACGCTCGGGATCATCGGCGTGGGGCGCATCGGCACCCACCTCGCCCGGATCTCCCACGGGATCGGCATGCAGGTCATCGGCAGCGACATCGACGCGGATGCGTGCACGGTCGCCGGGGCAGCCGGACTCGAGATGACCTCGACGGACCAGCTGCTCACGCGGTCCGACGTCGTCGCCGTGTGCGCATCGACGGACCGCGCGCACTCGACGATCGTCGACGCGCGCCGGGTGGGGCTGCTGCGGGAGGGGGCCTTCCTCGTCAACGTCGGTCGTCCGGTCCTCGTCGACACCGGGGCCGTCGTCGCCGCCCTGCGGTCACGACGGCTGAGGGGCTACGGCGTCGACGAGGTCGTGCTCGACCCCGGGGGCCATGCCGATCTCCTGATGGAGGGGCGGGCCCTGCAGACAGGGCACAGTGCGTGGTGGCGCGACGAGGCCCTCGAGCGGGGGGCCACGCAGTTCGGTCAGGCGATCCTCGACTGCCTGACCGAGGTCGCCGAGGAGCGAGCGGCATGA
- a CDS encoding type II secretion system F family protein yields the protein MSLLLVTLVVAAVALWPGHDSRVRWLRREVEAQGDPPVSALTVDEVADASVLLALALQSGRGMVQALEEVAGVSAAGAGEDLRRVAAALRWGRSMSQAWSYARRVWGPTATAFVVADAVGAPSASVLLDAAASLRDAEARRLEEAGGRAAVMLVLPLGLCFLPAFIATAVVPVVAVLVGTQLG from the coding sequence GTGAGTCTGCTGCTCGTCACCCTCGTGGTCGCGGCGGTGGCCTTGTGGCCCGGACACGACTCCCGCGTGCGGTGGCTGCGCCGTGAGGTGGAGGCGCAGGGCGACCCGCCGGTGTCTGCCCTCACCGTCGACGAGGTGGCTGACGCGAGCGTGCTGCTGGCCCTGGCGTTGCAGTCCGGCCGCGGCATGGTCCAGGCGTTGGAGGAGGTCGCCGGCGTCTCGGCGGCGGGCGCAGGGGAGGACCTGCGGCGGGTGGCGGCCGCTCTGCGCTGGGGCCGCTCCATGAGCCAGGCATGGTCCTACGCCCGCAGGGTGTGGGGACCGACGGCCACGGCCTTCGTCGTCGCGGATGCTGTGGGTGCGCCGTCGGCGTCGGTGCTGCTCGACGCCGCAGCGAGCCTGCGCGACGCGGAGGCTCGTCGTCTGGAGGAGGCGGGGGGTCGGGCCGCGGTGATGCTCGTGCTCCCGCTGGGGCTGTGCTTCCTGCCTGCCTTCATCGCCACGGCTGTCGTCCCTGTCGTCGCGGTCCTCGTGGGGACGCAGCTGGGGTGA
- a CDS encoding DUF4878 domain-containing protein, translating to MKKLATIVAASALTLGLAGCGGGNDAEKTVESFGQALKDKDFKTVCDTIDPELVKTIEAGSPDGQSCADAMKASEDELTGDIGEDDEINIVKSEIAEDEKTATVTVKNKDDKEQDIKLKKVDDDWKITF from the coding sequence ATGAAGAAGCTCGCCACCATCGTCGCTGCCAGCGCACTGACCCTCGGCCTCGCCGGCTGCGGCGGCGGCAACGACGCCGAGAAGACCGTCGAGTCCTTCGGTCAGGCGCTCAAGGACAAGGACTTCAAGACCGTCTGCGACACGATCGACCCCGAGCTGGTCAAGACCATCGAGGCGGGCTCGCCCGACGGCCAGTCCTGCGCCGACGCGATGAAGGCCAGCGAGGACGAGCTGACCGGCGACATCGGCGAGGACGACGAGATCAACATCGTCAAGTCCGAGATCGCCGAGGACGAGAAGACCGCCACGGTCACCGTCAAGAACAAGGACGACAAGGAGCAGGACATCAAGCTGAAGAAGGTCGACGACGACTGGAAGATCACCTTCTGA
- a CDS encoding STAS domain-containing protein, which translates to MPISVTTSEAGEVNIVHVSGEIDVTSAAVLRDALEALIADGRRRLTLDLGGVTFMDSTGLGIVVGRLKKLTRHGGTLTVVVSHERVLRVFTITGLDRLIDIHPDLEGAVRAAGAVSA; encoded by the coding sequence ATGCCGATCTCCGTCACGACCAGCGAAGCCGGAGAGGTCAACATCGTCCACGTCAGTGGTGAGATCGATGTGACCTCCGCCGCCGTGCTGCGCGATGCCCTCGAGGCGCTCATCGCCGATGGACGCCGCCGCCTGACCCTCGACCTCGGTGGAGTGACCTTCATGGACTCCACCGGTCTGGGCATCGTCGTCGGTCGGCTCAAGAAGCTGACCCGCCACGGCGGGACCCTCACCGTCGTCGTCTCCCACGAGCGGGTGCTGCGCGTCTTCACCATCACCGGGCTCGATCGACTCATCGACATCCACCCCGATCTCGAGGGCGCCGTCCGGGCGGCAGGAGCCGTCAGCGCCTGA
- a CDS encoding dioxygenase family protein, translating to MTTPPVLFLSHGAPPLADDARWTAELARWSGSFEKPKNILMISAHWEDAPVTVSPTQRKVPLTYDFWGFPQHYYDVRYDAPLAPELASEVSGLLAAKGVDVQHDETRGLDHGAYVPLVEMYPEADIPVLQMSMPTLDPHALVDLGRALAPLRDQGTLIVGSGFTTHNLRWFNPRAGADAAPPAASSEFDHWAAETVGSGDLDALERMLEVAPAAHEAHPRTEHWAPLYVAAGAAEASGASERAVAVDGFWFGLSKRSWQFS from the coding sequence ATGACGACCCCACCCGTGCTCTTCCTGTCCCACGGCGCTCCCCCGCTGGCCGACGACGCCCGCTGGACCGCCGAGCTGGCCCGCTGGTCCGGATCCTTCGAGAAGCCGAAGAACATCCTGATGATCTCGGCCCACTGGGAGGACGCGCCCGTCACCGTCAGCCCCACGCAGCGCAAGGTCCCGCTGACCTACGACTTCTGGGGATTCCCCCAGCACTACTACGACGTCCGGTACGACGCCCCCCTGGCACCCGAGCTGGCCAGCGAGGTGTCCGGCCTCCTCGCGGCGAAGGGGGTCGACGTCCAGCACGACGAGACCCGCGGCCTGGACCACGGCGCCTACGTGCCTCTCGTCGAGATGTACCCGGAGGCCGACATCCCGGTGCTGCAGATGTCGATGCCCACCCTCGACCCGCACGCGCTCGTCGACCTCGGCCGTGCCCTCGCGCCGCTGCGGGACCAGGGCACGCTCATCGTCGGCTCCGGCTTCACCACCCACAACCTGCGGTGGTTCAACCCGCGCGCCGGCGCGGACGCCGCGCCCCCGGCGGCGTCCAGCGAGTTCGACCACTGGGCCGCCGAGACCGTCGGGTCCGGTGACCTCGATGCCCTCGAGCGCATGCTCGAGGTCGCACCCGCAGCCCACGAGGCGCACCCGCGCACGGAGCACTGGGCTCCCCTGTATGTCGCGGCGGGCGCCGCAGAGGCCTCCGGCGCGAGCGAGCGGGCCGTGGCCGTCGACGGGTTCTGGTTCGGCTTGTCCAAGCGGTCCTGGCAGTTCAGCTGA
- a CDS encoding TadE family type IV pilus minor pilin produces MVTAELALTLPAVVLVLVICLSALSWGVERVQCVDAARVTVRELARGEPSGRALADAQRAAPEGARVTVSRSGGDVTVTVTNPPPPALAFAVQETSCSSTARVESTDDLS; encoded by the coding sequence ATGGTGACGGCCGAGCTGGCCCTCACCCTCCCCGCAGTCGTCCTCGTCCTGGTCATCTGCCTCTCTGCCCTGTCCTGGGGTGTTGAGCGCGTGCAGTGCGTCGATGCGGCCCGGGTGACGGTGCGCGAGCTGGCGCGTGGTGAGCCGTCAGGACGCGCGCTGGCCGATGCGCAGCGGGCCGCGCCGGAGGGGGCCCGAGTCACGGTCAGTCGCAGTGGTGGGGACGTGACGGTCACCGTGACGAACCCGCCGCCGCCGGCCTTGGCCTTCGCCGTGCAGGAGACCTCGTGCTCGTCCACGGCTCGGGTGGAGTCGACTGATGATCTGTCGTGA
- a CDS encoding Rv3654c family TadE-like protein — MICRDIASERGSSTVLAVGLIAVLLTVTLAALAVLSAVRAAHVARSVSDLAALAGAIEYQQSPDAGAACAEATRIAARHDVQVITCRIGGGGEVTVTTSAAIPLRLGGLGPDHAEGTARAGPAPLAETPR; from the coding sequence ATGATCTGTCGTGACATCGCGAGCGAGCGCGGGTCGTCGACCGTGCTGGCGGTGGGGCTGATCGCGGTCCTGCTGACCGTCACGCTGGCCGCCCTGGCGGTCCTCAGTGCGGTGCGAGCAGCGCACGTGGCGCGCTCGGTCTCCGACCTGGCCGCCCTCGCTGGAGCGATCGAGTACCAGCAGTCACCCGATGCAGGGGCGGCCTGTGCCGAGGCGACGCGCATCGCTGCTCGTCATGATGTCCAGGTCATCACCTGCCGCATCGGTGGCGGGGGAGAGGTGACGGTGACGACGTCCGCGGCGATCCCCCTTCGTCTCGGGGGGCTCGGGCCGGATCACGCGGAGGGGACGGCGCGAGCCGGGCCGGCGCCGCTGGCGGAGACACCACGATGA
- a CDS encoding DUF1304 domain-containing protein — protein MVIAGLVFAGLAALLHVFIFYLESMAWTTRARAVFGTTAQEAEATREMAFNQGFYNLFLAITVGLGIVLHAAGQHAVAATLVLTGAGSMVAASLVLLLSSPDKAGAAIKQGALPAVGVALLVVGLL, from the coding sequence ATGGTCATCGCGGGGCTCGTCTTCGCCGGTCTCGCCGCCCTGCTGCACGTCTTCATCTTCTACCTGGAGTCGATGGCCTGGACGACCCGAGCGCGGGCCGTCTTCGGCACCACCGCGCAGGAGGCCGAGGCGACGCGGGAGATGGCCTTCAACCAGGGCTTCTACAACCTCTTCCTCGCCATCACGGTGGGACTCGGCATCGTCCTCCACGCGGCAGGACAGCACGCCGTCGCCGCCACGCTGGTGCTCACCGGCGCCGGCTCGATGGTGGCCGCCAGCCTCGTCCTGCTCCTGTCGAGCCCTGACAAGGCAGGCGCTGCGATCAAGCAGGGCGCGCTCCCCGCGGTCGGGGTTGCCCTGCTGGTCGTCGGTCTGCTCTGA